In Apus apus isolate bApuApu2 chromosome 25, bApuApu2.pri.cur, whole genome shotgun sequence, the following proteins share a genomic window:
- the LOC127394353 gene encoding keratin, type I cytoskeletal 14 — protein MSTTVRQYSSSTSLKGLGGLGGGSSRISSVRVGGGGYRAPSVHGGSGTYSVSSRVVSGLGSGYGGSYCSSIGGGLGGGFGGSYGAGFGAGFGAGFGAGFGGGDGILPAGEKETMQNLNDRLAAYLDKVRALEEANTDLEVKIREWYKKQGPGPDRDYSPYYRTIEELRNKILAATVENANIVLQIDNARLAADDFRTKFETEQALRLSVEADINGLRRVLDELTLARADLEMQIENLKEELAYLKKNHEEEMHALRGQVGGEISVEMDAAPGVDLTKILAEMREQYESLADKNRRDAEQWFFSKTEELNREVAINTEQLQSGKTEITELRRTIQSLEIDLQSQLSTKAALEGTLADTEARYGTQLAQLQGLISSVEEQLAELRCDMERQNHEYRVLLDVKCRLEQEIATYRRLLEGEDAHISSQYSSAMSSHSGRDVVTSSRQVRTIVEEVQDGKVVSSREQVALTTR, from the exons ATGAGCACCACTGTCAGGCAAtactcctcctccacctccctcaAGGGACTCGGTGGCCTGGGGGGAGGCTCCAGCAGGATTTCCTCCGTGCGGGTTGGGGGCGGAGGGTACCGAGCCCCCAGCGTCCATGGAGGCTCTGGCACCTACTCGGTCTCTTCCCGCGTCGTCTCGGGGCTCGGAAGCGGCTACGGGGGCAGCTACTGCAGCAGCATAGGAGGGGGCCTCGGCGGTGGCTTTGGGGGTAGCTACGGGGCTGGCTTTGGGGCTGGCTTTGGGGCTGGCTTTGGAGCTGGCTTTGGAGGTGGCGATGGCATCCTCCCAGCTGGCGAAAAGGAGACGATGCAGAACCTCAACGACCGCCTGGCTGCCTACCTGGACAAAGTGCGTGCCCTGGAGGAGGCCAACACCGACCTGGAGGTCAAGATCAGGGAGTGGTACAAGAAGCAGGGACCTGGTCCAGACCGTGACTACAGCCCCTATTACAGGACGATCGAGGAGCTCAGGAACAAG ATTCTTGCTGCAACTGTCGAAAATGCCAACATCGTTTTACAGATTGACAatgccaggctggcagctgaTGACTTCAGAACCAA GTTTGAGACAGAGCAGGCTCTGCGCCTGAGCGTGGAGGCCGACATCAACGGCCTGCGCAGGGTCCTGGATGAGCTGACCCTGGCCAGGGCTGACCTGGAGATGCAGATTGAGAACCTGAAGGAGGAACTGGCCTACCTCAAGAAGAACCACGAGGAG GAAATGCACGCCCTGCGCGGGCAGGTGGGTGGAGAGATCAGCGTAGAGATGGACGCAGCTCCTGGAGTCGACCTCACCAAGATCCTGGCTGAGATGAGGGAGCAGTACGAGAGCCTGGCGGACAAGAACCGCCGGGATGCCGAGCAGTGGTTCTTCAGCAAG ACGGAAGAGCTGAACCGGGAGGTGGCCATCAACACCGAGCAGCTGCAGAGCGGCAAGACGGAGATCACCGAGCTGCGGCGCACCATCCAGAGCCTGGAGATCGACCTGCAGTCCCAGCTCAGCACG AAAGCGGCGCTGGAGGGCACCTTGGCCGACACAGAAGCGCGCTATGGCACCCAGCTggcccagctgcaggggctgaTCAGCAGCGTGGAGGAGCAGCTGGCCGAGCTGCGCTGCGACATGGAGCGCCAGAACCACGAGTACAGGGTCCTGCTGGACGTCAAGTGCCGCCTGGAGCAGGAGATCGCCACGTACCGCCGGCTCCTGGAGGGAGAGGATGCCCA CATCTCTTCTCAGTACTCCTCTGCCATGTCCTCACACTCCGGCAGAGATG tCGTGACATCTTCCCGTCAAGTCCGCACCATCGTTGAGGAGGTGCAGGATGGGAAGGTGGTCTCCTCCCGGGAGCAGGTCGCCCTCACCACTCGCTAG